TCTCACAGACCCAAGAGTAAGCTTAACCTTGCATGGATTAAGATAAAAGAGGCTCCAGGCCACTCTTCAAGTGCATATCCAATTTACATCAAACTGTTATGAGACGGAAGAAAACAGACAATGCCATATGCATGACAAAGAATTCCAGACttattcttttctcccttttcctatACTCTGTCAACCCTATATTCCACAACCATCACAGCActtgaggaagaaataaaatctgggGACCAAACATATTTGTGGGAAAGGgtagaaaaagaatttctgtgcTTGGCATTGATGAGAACAATGATGAAAGGTGAACAAAAGagatctttgttttccatgacAGAATCGCAGCTACAGTTACTGAAAACTGGGCACTAGACTGAAAACAAGTCGTGAATACTGTTGTGCTATTTTACATGGCTTAGCGATAATTTCCATGTGACTTCTTCTCTCTGCAATCTTTTGCACAACTTGTTCAACAGATTCCTTCCCACTGCATTTTCCTAAGTAGAATTACCTAGGAATCATCTGACAAAGCTGTCTTGCAGTACAAAACACCAGTTTTAGAGAATAGCTCAGTTTCAGTGAGTGTACTTcgaaattatttatttacctaTTGTGCTGTTAGGAAAACCAGATTTCAAAAGTTGAAGATTCTCTATCCAGTGTGTCTGAAGTTTTTCAGGCACCTGTGCTACAGCACTGGGTACCACCCATCAGGAGGCAGGACAGGGCTCCTCAGGCATATCACTATCATCACCCAGACTCCAAATGATTTGGGTGAACCTGGaagccttttcattttaattcagacTAAAACACTTCCCTAAAGCTTCCTTTCTTTGATGAAGCACTCCAGTCTGGAAGGGAGCAGACTGTCTTGATGGTGAgcactttgaaatattttgaagtcatCCATATCAGGCAGAAATAGGCAAGAAAGTGCTCTGTCAGATTACAGTTGCTGTGATCCTCTAAATCGGATTTACCATCTACCTCCATCTGTGTTCTCACATTGTAAATCAAAGCAGCACTGTTCAAGGTTCAATAAACTGGAAGGGAGACGTAtgattttcttactttttacaGCAGCATGACTGCAGAGCCTTTTGGGATTTCACTTTCAGGGCATCAGGAGCACCTTCTGTGATTGTTCACAATTGTTCCCCAGTTGGAAAATATTgctaacatttttattttgatagaTTAGCAGAATAAATCACGAGAAACCAAGTGATCCTAATAAAAATTGTCTCATCCACTGTCAAAAAAAGTCCATTCAGTTACCCTGAGTGTCCATGCACTTCTAATGCTCCTATAATCTGATGAATTTCTGGCAGGAACACAGCCAATATCTAATGATCCTTTTACTCTGCTGCCAAGGCTGAGCACCTCAGAAAGAAGCAGTCATTGCCTCACACAGGGGTGTAATAATCACAGGCATCATGAGAGCAACAGCCTCTTCTGATTTCATGAACTGTCTTCAGGCCTGAAAGGAATGTGAGTGGAGTCAATAACATAGAGGACAGATGACCTAtagctaataataataatctgatAAAATATAATCTGGATAATCCAATAATGCAATAATCTGACAGTGCTTTGGCTGATAGATCTTTAAGGACAGGAAGAGAGGACAAAGGGGTATATTCTAACTCTGTGTGAGACAGTGAACCTGGAATGGGGTTTGAAGATTCTGAGAAGAGTGAGGAAGGCACATAGCAGGATAAAAACATTAGGTAAAGACTACAGTCCAGTCTGCTTCATCTCAGTCCCTGGAAAGACTGCAATGAGCCCACCTGGAAGACATTTCCAAGTACATGTGTCTGCTGACAACGAGGTGACTTCCTGCCTGGATGATTCCAGAATTTCGCTGTAACCACTGCAGTCTGTGGATTATATGGTTAGTTGGAATAACTACATGAAATCTGAGATTTTCTTCTAGCCTGTTGTTGAGTGCTTAcactcactgttttttttttcatttatttacagtGCTGCATGGGGTCTTTTTTAGGAAATAATGAATTTAGTTTAAATTCTGTCTCCATGTGAGCAAAttctaacaagaaaaaaaaaacacaggaaatattGTTTTTACTGTTAAAGAACTTTTGTACTGTACTCAGTACTGTGACTATAGTTCTATGACTTGACATTTAGCTCAGTTCCCTCTTTGCTCTACAACTGCGTCACCATATTTCCCTTATGTCACAGAGCTATTATAGGCATGAACATATCAATTTCTGAAGTACATCAGTGGAGAATGACATCTCAACAGCCTCTATCTTCCTTTCTCACTCAATTTACTTCAGATCACCTCATAGTTACCAGTGTAGTATCAGAAAATATGGACGGAAAAGTATCCCGTACCTTTCAGGTCTCCAAAATTTGAAGGGTTCAGTGGGTTTCTAGACCCATCCTGTTTTCAGGATCCTGTATTCTTTGCTAATAAAATGCGGTATTTTTTCAGGTGATTGTCACATCTATCGACACACTCAATGGATCTTCAATACCAATCACCATTAAAGACACCTATGGCAGCTAGAGTCTTTGTTCCTCACCTAATACTGACAAGTCATTGTGCCATAACTAATATAAGTTCTTCATCAATCAACTGCCATTTATGCCATGGGTAGTTACTTGAATATTTCCTGGCTGTTGTATTTCATAGTCTGGGCCTCTCTTATTGCTTCTAAATGAAAATGAGGTTTGCTTAGACAATCTGTACTGTCACTTGAATGATCTTTCTAAATGTTCAATGGCTATAGCTTTTTCTTACAGCTGTTATAAGAGGCAGAAGCCCAAATCAGTgaatttaataatgaaaatgcaacCCAGTCACTCAGAGCTGCAACATCACAATTCAacaagacagaaacaaaaactcAGTATGGCCACATAGAAACAATacaatgctgaaaatattttctactttaatgcttagaagaaaacagtatgATTTATAAAAGACCTTGATGGAGATATTATATaattaacagcaaaataaatttctttaatgtttttatatatacacaagtaataataataatggtaaTAACAAACATTAGCATGCAAAATTTGTGGAGTTAGCAGAACATTTGTGGAAAACCTACAAAATACTGTGAAGTTGCTTATGCATATTGTTGGTACTGTTGTTCAATAAGTTAGTTACTGGTAGATTAGAGTATGGAAAACCAAGGAATTGACTGAACCTATGTAGTACATGACTTGTATCTTCAATTAATACCATTACCATAACATTCCATATTATACTGTAAAAGCCTGTAAGTTTCCACAGCCTCTTTAGCATTCATCATAGGTGGAATTCTTTCACCCACAGTTTTAACTACAGATGCAAATGCCATGTGCATTTGCAACATGGTGCACCGCATAACAACTTGAGTTTTATTTGAAGTTTTAGACCAAAGGGTAAGTGATTATTCAAACTATAACTGACTTTAGGAAACTGCAATATCTGACAGTCATTTGAGAGACCTGTTctcaaagagcagaaataaactCCACAGGGAAATGCCACATATAACCTCCACCACCCGTTGGTCACGGCTAATAACCTGCCTATCATAACAGAGGACAAAAGGCCTTCGCACAATAGAGCAGCCAGGCTCTGGAGCTTTCCCAGGATGATTCACACAGCGTTGCTAGACAGACTTGTGAGAAAGGGGAGCAGTGTTAGATTACACTAAACATTACCATGCTGTTAGGCCTAAAGAGCCCAGTTCTGAATCTGCTCTACAAACACAGCTCCTGTTGACTTCAGCAGGAGCTCAGTGGGGGACAGCCTCAGACAAAATAGAAGGGCTCGCTGGTATTAAAAGTGATCCCACTTTACTActttgctggactctctcttttcttccttagcCTGCATTGCTTTGTAGTTCACAGTATATTTTCACTGAAGGATTTTGGTGCACACAGAGCAGTCTTGCTCGTTACCATGTGCCAATCCATTTATCTGTGAAATATTTGTAAACAGAGATGCTCTTTGGGATGAAAGGATTTTAGTTTCAATTGCAGTGGAATGGATGGTTGCAAGTAATTGCTATTACAGAGGATGTCCCCTTTCAGTCGATGGATCCAACACTTTGAAGTTAGTGTCACTGTTGCGACCCCTTCTCTTTCACCATCTCTCCTTCTCCCTACAGCTACCTTTTCTCCACAATCCTCCTCCTACATCCAGATCCCTCCTGCCAAATCCTCATCCATCTTCCCACTACTTCCTTTAAGCTTTGGGGTCCCCAAATCCAACTGGAAAAGCTTGTCAGCTTGGACTCTCCTCTCTACACCACTTCACATTTAACGGTGGAAAGTTTTATCTCAGAAAACCAAATTTTACACTGGGAgtaggaacaaagaaaaaaattctatgtTTAAGTACATTAATCTGATCACTAAAATTCGGAAAGCACATTAGCTAGGAGAGGCTAGGAGAAAAATGCTCTGTTTGCCCTTACAAGAACTCTAGTCTGTCCATGCCTCAGCCACATTGTGTCAGGCGGGTTTAGTTTTCTACCTCCAGCCACCACCAGCTGGCACTACAAAACACATATCCCGGTGCCAttgttgtttttccattgtTCCCCGAGATCCACATACCAGTCTATTTTTGAAGGGGCAGATATCCAAAAATTTAAGGTCTTTGCAATGGGGACCTGTGGATGTGATGCACTATTCTTATTCCAGACCTTTGTTCAAgtagtaaaatatttaactcCGTGTTGCCTCATATGTGCAGCTGTCTGTTGAAGAATCCCTGAATCTAAATAAAaagtggaagggaaagaaatggctttaaattggaagaggatagatttaaactagatattaggaagaaattctttactgtgagggtggtgagacactggaacaggttgcccagtgaggttgtggatgccccctccctggaggcattcaaggccaggctggatggggctttgagcaacctggtctagtgggaggtgtccctgcctatagcaagggagttggaaccagatgatcttaaaggtactcaaaccattctatgattctatgaaagcatAATCATTAAATCAAGGAGTAACTAATACTCTCTCTCCCCTTATTAAGATACTATATctcccatttttcctttcagttaaCTTAATGTCGTGTAAAGGCCATTTGAAGGAAGGACTTGCACACTGTGGTGGGAATGAGGAAAGACAGATTTAACATCATAcctattaaatacaaaatgtaagACTGTAGTAAATCTTCCAAAGATTGGTTGATCTCATAAGACACTGTTTACAACTGAATTTGAAAGCTAATGGAAATATTCATTGCACATCCCATAAAAATAATAGTGAGACTTGTGAAAGTTATTAGTTTTGTCTAATAATCACATAAAAGtcaagaaaacatcagaaatacatCTCTTCCATGTATAAAACTATCAGCAAATTGAATTTAGGAATTCTGTGGAGATGCACTGGAAAACCAATGTTTTGCTCtaacttgctttaaaaatgtcattcGTGCAGAAGCAGGCAACTAGTTATgtggaaatttttaaaaagataacaaGCTACAAAGCATCTGAGACAATCACCCCCATGTATCTCTTTTTCAGACAGGCAGTTTGGAAGTTCTGACTTTCATCCTGCCTTTCCTCATTGCTTTATACAGGGTTATGTTCAGACTAGGGAAATTAGAAATCACCTCTAAGTCAAAGAGTGTCTGAAATCTGTCCACAAATTGGTTCTCTTTGTCCAGCCTAAACTTCATAGCCCAGATAATAACAGTGTCATTCTTGCACAAGTGGTCAAAAGTTAGTAGGAGCTCATCCAGGAAGGGATGGTGGTAAACTACATCAGCAGCCATAATGTAATCAAAATGACATGAATCTCTGGGaaagtttttttccagatcaATTCCCCAAGACAGCTCCTTGACACAAGGCTGGTGcttgcatttcagttttgtattttggaGAACATTGTGCTGAAGGTTTCCCAGCAGTTCTGGCAAATCAGTGGCAGTCACAAGCGCACCTgtgacaggaagaaaacaaaagcaattattCAATATACTTCAAGACTTGAGTAAAAACACAGTTGCAAAAGCCACTGCACAAGGAGCCGATTTTAGCAGATTTTCTCACCAGGGGAATAGAACACAATTATTCCTCCCAGTAGTTATTACTCATtgtacttaaaataaatatttggttCCTAGCAGTTCTACTGCACAGACTGCCATCTAAACGCAGCTGGGCTTGGGTGGGGATAAATCACGTACTGTTTCTTGATGTCATTTTGAATGGAAGTACAGTGAGAGATTAGGGATTGAAGAGTAACAGTTACTAACTGCAGAAAATCAACACTAGATTTAGGCGTTGCCTCAGGTTCTTTCCTTTTAACATATCAAGAAGCTTTCTCAGACTGCAGAAAGCTAAAATTCTGTTAAAATGCAGGATTTACTGATTTGGATTACTCTTGAGAAAGAGCAGGTTGCcaagaaagaaagcacaagtttctgcagcagaaaagctAAGCATCAgttgctgaaagaaaaggctgaacTCAAGTGACCTGGCATCCAAGAAGTGTTTGATCAATGGAAGATGATGTGTTGGTCATGCCTGCGTCTGACTTCACCCTGTTGCCACTGCCATCCTGTCAGACACTGACTTCTTATTTGTCATTCCCCTGTTTAACACTGCTAATAGTAACAACATCTACAGGGACCTGCTTTATTGCATCCACACCTTGCGTTTACAGTTTTAGAGGgataaaaaacacacacacaaatttcCAAGAAACCTTCTTGGAATTcacttcttctttctcttaGAAAATGTCAATTAACTGTGTTTTAGAAGTACTAAGGTACTTCCTTGGTTTTCCAGTATCCATCTGAGAGATGTTTGCAAGAGTATAAGAGCAGTGGTACGTACTCACCCAGTAAACTGGCTACTATGGAGACCAACCCAGTTCCAGCTCCAATTTCAATCACATTTTTGTCAACCAAATTGTATTGTTTAGAATTGGTTTccaaaaaataacacagaacaagagcctgcaggGGAGGGAATCCATGAATATActgaacaaataaatgaaataaaaaccttCACTAAATACACACTGTCATTTGTAAGcatacaaaaaatgttttataatttcATGTCTGTTTAAATGAGCAATATCCATTCAAACACTGTCCTGAAAGGATCATGACTCACTATCTTTGAGCTCTATAGGCTGACAAAACAAATGGTGCCACATGCTTCAATATGGGCTTGCAAAGCATTACAGGCAGAAGGAATGACTGCAATTATCTAATCTGTCATGCTGCATAACATGAGCTATACAATTCCAGTCAACAGTTCCTACACTTACTTCTGGTTGACTTAAAACATGTCTGTCATAAAGACATCTTGATATAAGGACTGCTTGTGAGAGAAAATCCACCACTCTTGTTAGGCTTTTCCAATAGTTAATTATTTATAACAATAATTAATGACCATAACGACTCAAAAGGGGCCAATACAGTTACCCCTTTACTTTCAGTTCCGTTTCTTTCTAGTTCTTATGTCCGTACCTTGTTAagcataaaaaacattttagtaaACAAAATCACGTATGTCTACAACTGACTCCCTATATATACATTCATACACTGTGACTAAGAAGcttctccagcttttctgtcCTATCTCACACTGACCAATGTTCTTTAGTTCACTGTAGAAATACAAATGGCTACTTTCACTCCTCTCAGAAAGACAGTTTCCAGCCTTCTCCTGTCTTATTTCCCACACTTAGATAATTATAGAGTCTACATTGACAAATGGGTGCACTGGTTGCCATATTATCTCGCAGTACAGATTACCATTTGGGAAAATAATTAGTAGTGATTCAGTTTGGCACTGCAAAATTACACTCTTGGTTTTACTTTAATAGattaagaaacagaaggaatggAGAAGGAGGATTGTTGACTCAGTAAGCGATAGAAAGtcaatgtttttgctttcaacCTCTTCAATTAGAGCAAAAAGAACAAGGTCTTTTATACGAAGATACAGATGTCTCAATCAACAAAACTTAGGAAGTTTGTGCACACTAAATTAATAAAAGCCAGGTTCCTTAAAACTGTGTGTGATGTTGGACTGACTTTCTAAAACAAATCCTATCAAGATTTCCTTTTAGCTCCATACATCCCCATCATTTCTTCCCTTGGTGTCTTGCCATGTTCTGCTGTTGAAACTGGCTGGCAGGATCAAAACTTCTGACTTAAATTAGGGAAACCCAGCTTCCTTTCCATGCAGAAACTTAACTTCTCTTACATTTCTGCATTCTCAATAGAtgtgacatttttcagaagatttcaAATATTGCAGGTTGGAACAGAAGGGGGAATATAGAGACACAGTGGgagtttccttccttccacagAGGAATTGAGTAAactctcacagaaaaaaaaaaacgtgcaTTTCAGTATGGCCCTCAATTTGTGAGAATAATTGACAGCCAGCCAATCTTGCCTTGAAGACATTCATGGAGGCTGCTAAGAGATACAATGTTAACAACTTTTCCAGTTCTGCTAAGGAAAAGTGTTTGGCATCCAAAGCAGAAGGGTACGCTAACCCTCCTCAGCTGGATTATGGTCATACTTCTTAAAAACAGCACAATGCTAGGAAGCTGATACCACTGGGACAACAATGGAGCCTCTTGGCTTTTAGTCCTCTCTAACCTACAGGAGCTCTTGGAGATCTCTCTGTTTTAGAGATATTCTTCGAGCAATACAAGCATCAGTGGTTCATTGTGGCACCTGTCCAACTGCAGCAGGGTTTTTTCACtcttaattatttcagaacagTCCATTACCTGCATTGCACAAAttcaaaacattgaaaaaaGTTCATTGTATGGTGGACACATTGATAGTTCTTAtatttttgaggtcctttccaatccaaaccattctgtgattctatgatatcaaGAGCCATGAATGATGCTTCCTGAGAGCATGGATTCACTTCCAAACAGGCTTCTTGCTTTTGAAGAAACTGGAAGCTCTATGTGAATCTTTTCTGTTACAAGTTAAATTTTTCTCATGAGTAGCTTAAGTAGCTTCTATGAGTGTCAGCACCTTATGAACTCACATCACAGCTCTTTCTGAATCTGCTTGCTGTAGGGTCATTTATTTACAGCATGTAAAGTAATGTAGTTCTCATACAAGACCaacatttccttcaaaatttgCTTCTAATTGGCCAGTAGGACCAAAAAGTTTTgacaggagaggaaaagc
The Numida meleagris isolate 19003 breed g44 Domestic line chromosome 1, NumMel1.0, whole genome shotgun sequence genome window above contains:
- the LOC110407730 gene encoding protein-lysine methyltransferase METTL21E-like, producing MDLTSSQHNHLHNEQRRKLERQAGEKEDEQIVTEIMRRRFFPDVITYKAWEGFHFAGHEIRITEATDCYGAVVWPSALVLCYFLETNSKQYNLVDKNVIEIGAGTGLVSIVASLLGALVTATDLPELLGNLQHNVLQNTKLKCKHQPCVKELSWGIDLEKNFPRDSCHFDYIMAADVVYHHPFLDELLLTFDHLCKNDTVIIWAMKFRLDKENQFVDRFQTLFDLEVISNFPSLNITLYKAMRKGRMKVRTSKLPV